In Thauera sp. JM12B12, one DNA window encodes the following:
- a CDS encoding NAD(P)-dependent oxidoreductase: protein MRIGFIGLGVMGEPMARHLRAAGHELALWARRPESAAALVAEGVPLCATPAELAARSEVVITIVTASADVEALAFGPDGLAEGFASGSIHVDMSTIAPATARALAARYAERGVGWVDAPVSGGGQGARDATLAIMAGAEADTLACVRPLFAVLGKRVVHIGPPGAGQVAKACNQMIMVSVIQACAEALRLANAHGVDVAAVRQALMGGSAGSRVLEVIGAKMVERDFAAGIEARLHHKDFAILMDEAARLGAPLPVAAQVWQQLNALMAAGWGRDDTSSLLRVLER, encoded by the coding sequence ATGAGAATCGGATTCATCGGCCTGGGCGTGATGGGCGAGCCGATGGCCCGCCACCTGCGCGCTGCCGGTCACGAGCTGGCGCTCTGGGCGCGCCGTCCGGAATCGGCCGCGGCGCTGGTCGCCGAGGGGGTGCCGCTGTGCGCGACGCCGGCCGAGCTCGCCGCGCGCAGCGAGGTGGTCATCACCATCGTCACCGCCAGCGCCGACGTCGAGGCGCTCGCCTTCGGCCCGGACGGCCTGGCTGAAGGCTTCGCGTCCGGCAGCATCCATGTTGACATGAGCACGATCGCCCCGGCGACCGCGCGCGCGCTCGCCGCCCGCTACGCCGAACGCGGCGTCGGCTGGGTCGATGCGCCGGTCTCCGGCGGCGGCCAGGGCGCGCGCGACGCCACGCTGGCGATCATGGCCGGCGCCGAGGCGGATACGCTTGCCTGCGTGAGGCCGCTGTTCGCGGTGCTCGGCAAGCGCGTCGTGCATATCGGCCCGCCCGGCGCCGGCCAGGTCGCCAAGGCCTGCAACCAGATGATCATGGTCTCCGTCATCCAGGCCTGCGCCGAGGCGCTTCGCCTGGCCAACGCCCACGGCGTCGATGTCGCCGCGGTGCGCCAGGCCCTGATGGGCGGCTCGGCGGGCTCGAGGGTGCTCGAGGTGATCGGGGCGAAGATGGTCGAGCGCGACTTCGCCGCCGGCATCGAGGCCCGGCTGCACCACAAGGACTTCGCCATCCTGATGGACGAGGCCGCCAGGCTCGGCGCCCCGCTGCCGGTGGCCGCGCAGGTGTGGCAGCAGCTCAATGCGCTGATGGCTGCGGGCTGGGGGCGCGACGACACGTCGAGCCTGCTGCGGGTGCTCGAGCGGTGA
- a CDS encoding class II aldolase/adducin family protein, whose protein sequence is MSDTPGVCIHEEAGWQPGDPLRTELLKTLRAMSDAGLNVGTAGNASVRLGAGPADVAAAAARPGSADAASCAPGMLITPSGLSAERCQPQDMVEVDANGGYSGALAPSSEWKLHHDIYAACPAAGAILHAHSPFATALACQRLEIPPFHYMIARFGGSTVRCARYATFGTQALSDAAVAALDGRSACLLANHGMVVYGRDLAHALALAIEFETLCEQYWRTLQLGAPVPLSNEEMAEVIERFRWYGKPRGEGSNRIQGC, encoded by the coding sequence ATGAGCGACACCCCCGGAGTCTGCATCCACGAGGAGGCCGGCTGGCAGCCCGGCGACCCGCTGCGCACCGAGCTGCTCAAGACGCTGCGGGCGATGTCCGACGCAGGCCTCAATGTCGGCACCGCGGGCAATGCCAGCGTGCGACTCGGCGCCGGCCCCGCCGACGTCGCGGCTGCCGCGGCCCGCCCGGGCTCTGCCGACGCGGCGTCCTGCGCGCCGGGCATGCTGATCACCCCGAGCGGCCTGTCCGCCGAACGCTGCCAACCGCAGGACATGGTGGAGGTCGACGCGAATGGCGGCTACTCCGGTGCGCTCGCGCCCTCGTCCGAGTGGAAGCTTCACCACGACATCTACGCCGCCTGTCCGGCCGCCGGCGCCATACTGCACGCACATTCGCCCTTCGCGACCGCGCTCGCCTGCCAGCGCCTCGAAATCCCGCCCTTCCACTACATGATCGCGCGCTTCGGCGGCAGCACGGTGCGCTGCGCGCGCTACGCCACCTTCGGCACCCAGGCCCTGTCCGACGCCGCGGTGGCCGCGCTCGACGGCCGCAGCGCCTGCCTGCTCGCCAACCACGGCATGGTGGTGTACGGCCGCGACCTCGCCCACGCGCTCGCGCTGGCGATCGAGTTCGAAACCCTGTGCGAGCAATATTGGCGCACGCTGCAGCTCGGTGCCCCGGTGCCGCTGTCGAACGAGGAGATGGCAGAGGTGATCGAGCGTTTCAGGTGGTATGGCAAGCCGCGGGGCGAAGGTTCGAATCGGATCCAAGGTTGCTGA
- a CDS encoding DUF2892 domain-containing protein has protein sequence MTTNDYVRAFAGAFVLISLALGVEASPLFVSKHFLWVTGFVGLNLFQSAFTGLCPLVNILHKLGVKDGPASCN, from the coding sequence ATGACCACCAACGACTACGTGCGCGCCTTTGCCGGCGCCTTCGTCCTGATCTCGCTCGCGCTCGGCGTCGAGGCCTCGCCGCTCTTCGTCAGCAAGCACTTCCTGTGGGTGACCGGCTTCGTCGGCCTCAACCTGTTCCAGAGCGCCTTCACCGGTCTCTGCCCGCTGGTGAACATCCTGCACAAGCTCGGCGTCAAGGACGGCCCGGCGAGCTGCAACTGA
- a CDS encoding transposase: protein MAEIGRAYLITTTCADRRALFDDLVHARTLIRTLRAADQAHAVRTLAYVAMPDHVHWLFVLLDGDLASTVRTMKSRSAIALNRLDAAPGRKVWQAGFHDHAVRAEEDLVGIARYVVANPVRAGLVSSVRAYPHWDAVWI, encoded by the coding sequence GTGGCCGAGATCGGCCGCGCATACCTGATCACGACGACCTGCGCTGACCGGCGTGCCCTTTTCGACGACCTCGTCCATGCCCGCACCCTGATCCGGACGCTGCGTGCGGCAGACCAGGCCCACGCCGTCAGGACGCTCGCCTACGTTGCGATGCCTGATCATGTGCATTGGCTGTTTGTGCTGCTCGACGGTGATCTCGCATCGACCGTGCGCACCATGAAGTCCCGCAGCGCCATCGCACTCAACAGGCTCGACGCCGCGCCGGGACGCAAGGTCTGGCAGGCAGGCTTTCACGACCATGCAGTGAGGGCAGAAGAAGATCTGGTGGGAATCGCCCGTTATGTAGTGGCGAATCCGGTGCGCGCAGGGCTGGTCAGCTCGGTCAGGGCCTACCCGCATTGGGATGCGGTGTGGATCTGA
- the mtnA gene encoding S-methyl-5-thioribose-1-phosphate isomerase — MFTQPLPTLERDGDAVRILDQTVLPYRTETVVLHTLADAAHAIRSMQVRGAPLIGATAAFSVALALRHEGGEDEALARALKVLGATRPTAVNLHWALARMDAALHPLPRAARLEAAWAEAEAIRADDAATCDAIGRHGLTLIRELAARRPGPVRLMTHCNAGWLATCGAGTALAPIYAAQAEGITVEVFVSETRPRNQGLLTAWELRAAGVPHVLVADNAAGLLLMRGEVDMVITGADRIAANGDTANKVGTYLKALAAQAAGVPFYIAAPRSTLDFACPDGAAIPIEDRGAAEVCHVRGTTTAGDIAELALAPADTRAANPAFDVTPAALIRGIITERGIAAPGALARLYPEHER; from the coding sequence ATGTTCACGCAACCGCTCCCCACCCTTGAACGCGACGGCGACGCTGTCCGAATCCTCGACCAGACCGTGCTCCCCTACCGCACCGAGACGGTCGTGCTGCACACCCTGGCCGACGCCGCCCACGCCATCCGCAGCATGCAGGTGCGCGGCGCACCGCTGATCGGCGCCACCGCGGCCTTCAGCGTCGCGCTGGCGCTGCGCCACGAAGGTGGCGAGGACGAGGCGCTCGCGCGCGCGCTGAAGGTGCTCGGCGCCACCCGCCCGACCGCGGTGAACCTGCACTGGGCGCTCGCGCGCATGGACGCCGCCTTGCACCCGCTGCCGCGCGCGGCGCGGCTCGAGGCCGCCTGGGCCGAGGCCGAGGCCATCCGTGCCGACGACGCGGCGACCTGCGACGCCATCGGCCGCCACGGCCTCACCCTGATCCGCGAGCTTGCCGCGCGCCGCCCCGGCCCGGTACGGCTGATGACCCACTGCAACGCCGGCTGGCTCGCCACCTGCGGCGCCGGCACCGCGCTGGCGCCGATCTACGCCGCGCAGGCCGAGGGCATCACGGTCGAGGTCTTCGTCAGCGAGACCCGGCCGCGCAACCAGGGCCTGCTCACCGCGTGGGAACTGCGTGCGGCGGGCGTGCCGCACGTGCTGGTCGCCGACAACGCTGCCGGCCTGCTGCTGATGCGCGGCGAGGTGGACATGGTGATCACCGGCGCCGACCGCATCGCCGCCAACGGCGACACCGCCAACAAGGTCGGCACGTATCTGAAGGCGCTCGCCGCGCAGGCCGCCGGCGTGCCCTTCTACATCGCCGCCCCGCGCTCGACGCTGGACTTCGCCTGCCCCGACGGCGCCGCCATCCCGATCGAGGACCGCGGCGCCGCCGAGGTCTGCCACGTCCGCGGCACCACCACGGCGGGCGACATCGCCGAACTCGCCCTCGCCCCCGCCGACACCCGCGCCGCCAACCCAGCCTTCGACGTCACGCCGGCGGCGCTGATCCGGGGCATCATCACCGAGCGCGGCATCGCCGCCCCCGGCGCACTGGCGCGGCTTTATCCGGAGCACGAACGATGA
- a CDS encoding disulfide bond formation protein B has translation MTLPSRILHLPARVLYLALFLVATGLLGFGLYLQHVVGLEPCPMCIMQRYAFATAALIALIGAIHAPARTGERVYAGLIGAAALTGGAIAARQSWMQIDPPLIPECGPGLEFMLESFPLAQALPMIFRGAGDCTVVDWTFLGLSIANWSLVSFTATVLFAGWMLLRGR, from the coding sequence ATGACCCTGCCCAGCCGCATCCTGCACCTGCCCGCCCGGGTGCTTTACCTTGCCCTCTTCCTCGTCGCCACCGGCCTGCTCGGCTTCGGCCTCTATCTCCAGCACGTCGTCGGCCTCGAGCCCTGCCCGATGTGCATCATGCAGCGCTACGCCTTCGCGACGGCCGCGCTGATCGCGCTGATCGGGGCGATCCACGCCCCCGCACGCACCGGCGAGCGCGTCTATGCCGGCCTGATCGGCGCTGCCGCACTGACCGGCGGCGCGATCGCCGCACGCCAGAGCTGGATGCAGATCGATCCGCCGCTGATCCCGGAATGCGGCCCGGGCCTGGAGTTCATGCTCGAGAGCTTCCCGCTCGCCCAGGCGTTGCCGATGATCTTCCGCGGCGCCGGCGACTGCACGGTGGTCGACTGGACCTTCCTCGGCCTGTCGATCGCCAACTGGTCGCTGGTGAGCTTCACCGCGACCGTGCTCTTCGCCGGCTGGATGTTGCTTCGCGGCCGCTGA
- the ybiB gene encoding DNA-binding protein YbiB, with protein sequence MKYGAIIKEIGRGAKGARDLDTAAAAALFGDILDGVVPELELGAILIAFRIKSEALPELLGFKQAMDVRTAQVAVPEGPRCVVLPTYNGARRQANLMPLVALLLAHEGVPVLIQGRHDFETRVSPFELLAALDLHPAADAAEASVQLAGRRIACIGVDKLLPGLDPLLALRVRMGVRASGHTMAKLIDPCRGRSVRVVAVTHPEYLERMDDFLRADGGRAMLMRGTEGEIYANPRRCPEMKVYVDGAASVGVAGEEGGAPPLAGLPDAPSVADNAALIRSMLAGAVPVPEPVLRQVAALRALAA encoded by the coding sequence ATGAAATACGGCGCAATCATCAAGGAAATCGGGCGGGGCGCCAAGGGCGCGCGCGACCTCGACACGGCCGCCGCGGCGGCGCTCTTTGGCGACATCCTGGACGGCGTGGTGCCCGAGCTCGAACTCGGCGCGATCCTGATCGCCTTCCGCATCAAGAGCGAGGCGCTGCCCGAGCTGCTCGGCTTCAAGCAGGCGATGGATGTGCGCACGGCGCAGGTCGCCGTGCCCGAGGGGCCGCGCTGCGTGGTGCTGCCGACCTACAACGGCGCGCGCCGTCAGGCCAACCTGATGCCGCTGGTGGCGCTGCTGCTGGCGCACGAGGGGGTGCCGGTGCTGATCCAGGGTCGGCACGACTTCGAGACGCGGGTGAGCCCGTTCGAGCTGCTCGCCGCGCTCGACCTGCATCCGGCCGCCGATGCGGCCGAGGCCTCGGTGCAGCTCGCCGGGCGGCGCATCGCCTGCATCGGCGTGGACAAGCTGCTGCCCGGACTCGACCCCTTGCTCGCGCTGCGCGTGCGCATGGGCGTACGCGCGAGCGGCCACACCATGGCCAAGCTCATCGACCCCTGCCGCGGACGCAGCGTGCGCGTGGTGGCGGTCACCCACCCCGAGTACCTCGAGCGCATGGATGACTTCCTGCGCGCCGATGGCGGGCGGGCGATGCTGATGCGCGGCACCGAAGGCGAGATCTACGCCAACCCGCGACGCTGTCCGGAGATGAAGGTATATGTCGACGGCGCGGCGTCGGTTGGCGTCGCCGGCGAGGAAGGCGGCGCACCGCCGCTCGCGGGCCTGCCCGACGCCCCCTCGGTGGCGGACAACGCGGCACTGATCCGGTCGATGCTGGCCGGGGCGGTTCCGGTGCCCGAGCCAGTCCTCCGCCAGGTTGCCGCGCTGCGGGCGCTCGCGGCGTGA
- a CDS encoding LysR substrate-binding domain-containing protein has translation MEQIDPNDLLIFVRVIDDGSFTAAAERLGLPKSTVSRRLSQLEERLGERLLLRTTRRLKITEFGQALLEHARQVETEVEAVAALAESRQARPSGRLRVSMPNDFANLLLIDMLAAFSALHPAVTLDLDLSPRRVDLLGENFDIAIRMGALPDDTLLAARRLAEFPWGLYASPGYIAEHGEPDAPEDLNRHRALRLLARTGEPIGWTLLRGTQRWEGVPPGSINANAPEVLIRFAQAGAGIAAVPDYFAAPQVRRGELRRVMPDWCLPSITAWAVFPGRRLMPAKTRAFLDMLQSALGG, from the coding sequence ATGGAACAAATAGACCCCAATGATCTGCTGATCTTCGTACGCGTCATCGACGATGGCAGCTTCACCGCAGCCGCCGAGCGTCTTGGATTGCCGAAATCCACCGTTTCGCGCCGTCTCTCCCAGCTGGAGGAACGGCTGGGCGAACGCCTGCTGCTGCGGACCACGCGCCGGCTCAAGATCACCGAGTTCGGCCAGGCCCTGCTCGAGCATGCGCGCCAGGTGGAGACCGAGGTCGAGGCGGTGGCCGCGCTCGCCGAGAGCCGGCAGGCGCGGCCGAGCGGGCGCCTGCGCGTGTCGATGCCGAACGACTTCGCCAACCTGCTGCTCATCGACATGCTGGCGGCGTTTTCGGCGCTGCATCCGGCAGTGACGCTGGATCTGGACCTGTCGCCGCGCCGGGTGGACCTGCTGGGCGAGAACTTCGACATCGCCATCCGCATGGGCGCGCTGCCCGACGACACCCTGCTCGCCGCGCGCCGGCTGGCGGAGTTTCCGTGGGGGCTGTACGCCTCGCCCGGCTACATCGCCGAGCACGGCGAACCCGATGCGCCGGAGGACCTTAATCGCCATCGTGCGCTGCGCCTGCTCGCGCGCACCGGAGAGCCGATCGGGTGGACGCTGCTGCGCGGCACGCAGCGCTGGGAAGGCGTGCCACCCGGCTCGATCAACGCGAACGCGCCCGAGGTGCTCATCCGCTTCGCGCAGGCGGGCGCCGGGATCGCCGCCGTGCCGGACTACTTCGCCGCACCACAGGTGCGCCGTGGCGAACTGCGTCGGGTGATGCCCGACTGGTGCCTGCCCTCGATCACGGCCTGGGCGGTATTTCCGGGGCGCCGGCTGATGCCGGCCAAGACGCGTGCCTTCCTCGACATGCTGCAGTCCGCGCTGGGCGGCTGA
- a CDS encoding NAD(P)H-dependent oxidoreductase, with translation MNILQINGSARSEGANSTRLADDIVARLRAAKPGATLVLRDLARDPAPLIDEAALAALFTPAEQRTPEQAARVAASDALIAEVQAADAIVLGVPMYNFGISAQLKNWIDAIARVGVTFRYTENGPEGLLKGKTVYVAFARGGRYRDTPADTQTPFLKTVLGFLGMTDVRFVYAEGLNMGEDAARQGFAEAAADIEAALG, from the coding sequence ATGAACATCCTGCAAATCAACGGCAGCGCCCGCTCCGAAGGTGCCAACTCCACCCGACTCGCCGACGACATCGTCGCCCGCCTCCGGGCTGCCAAGCCCGGTGCCACGCTGGTGCTGCGCGACCTCGCGCGCGATCCGGCGCCGCTGATCGACGAAGCGGCGCTCGCCGCCCTGTTCACCCCCGCCGAGCAGCGCACGCCCGAGCAGGCGGCGCGTGTGGCCGCGAGCGACGCGCTGATCGCCGAAGTGCAGGCCGCGGACGCGATCGTGCTCGGCGTGCCGATGTACAACTTCGGCATCTCCGCCCAGCTCAAGAACTGGATCGACGCCATTGCCCGCGTCGGCGTCACCTTCCGCTATACCGAGAATGGTCCCGAGGGCCTGCTCAAGGGGAAGACGGTCTATGTCGCCTTCGCCCGCGGCGGTCGCTATCGCGACACGCCGGCCGACACCCAGACGCCGTTCCTGAAGACGGTGCTCGGATTCCTCGGCATGACCGACGTGCGCTTCGTCTACGCCGAGGGCCTGAACATGGGCGAGGACGCTGCCCGCCAAGGCTTCGCCGAGGCCGCCGCCGACATCGAGGCCGCGCTCGGCTGA
- a CDS encoding PP0621 family protein, whose translation MRNLLIVILVLVGIWWARGAVRRFKAQNALRRKEAGKPVAAERMLECRHCGVIVPESEGVRAGDDFYCCDAHRRAGRAD comes from the coding sequence GTGCGCAATTTGCTCATCGTCATCCTGGTTCTGGTCGGTATCTGGTGGGCGCGCGGCGCCGTGCGCCGCTTCAAGGCGCAGAACGCCCTGCGGCGCAAGGAGGCCGGCAAGCCGGTCGCCGCCGAGCGCATGCTCGAGTGCCGTCATTGCGGGGTGATCGTGCCCGAATCCGAAGGCGTGCGGGCGGGCGACGATTTCTACTGCTGCGATGCGCATCGCCGTGCCGGCCGCGCCGACTGA
- a CDS encoding pirin family protein → MSIDRLSRIPSAGVSRSRTVERLVVGHPTSDGAGVKLTRVLTQPLQRRLDPFLMLDAFGSDKADDYIAGFPDHPHRGFETVTYMIAGRMLHRDSAGHEGLLENGGVQWMTAGRGVIHSEIPQQEEGLMEGFQLWLNLPAKDKMSAPWYRDFAAGELPRFVTEAGVEAIVIAGESHGVGGAVTRETTAPVYLDLRLPAGAVFSQPLPAGHNAFVYVYRGALKVEGGGVPARNMAILANAADSDGVRLEATAETRALLIAGRPLGEPIAQYGPFVMNTEQEIYQAVADYRAGRLAA, encoded by the coding sequence ATGAGCATCGACAGGCTGTCCCGAATCCCTTCCGCAGGCGTGAGCCGTTCGCGCACCGTCGAGCGACTCGTCGTCGGCCACCCGACCTCGGATGGTGCCGGCGTCAAGCTCACGCGCGTGCTCACCCAGCCGCTGCAGCGCCGGCTCGACCCCTTCCTGATGCTCGACGCCTTCGGCAGCGACAAGGCGGACGATTACATCGCCGGGTTCCCCGACCATCCCCACCGCGGCTTCGAGACCGTGACCTACATGATCGCCGGCCGCATGCTCCACCGTGACAGTGCGGGTCACGAGGGCTTGCTCGAGAATGGCGGGGTGCAGTGGATGACCGCCGGGCGCGGCGTCATCCACTCCGAGATCCCGCAGCAGGAGGAGGGCCTGATGGAAGGCTTCCAGCTCTGGCTCAACCTGCCTGCGAAGGACAAGATGAGCGCGCCCTGGTATCGCGACTTCGCTGCCGGCGAGCTGCCGCGCTTTGTGACCGAGGCAGGCGTCGAGGCGATCGTGATCGCCGGCGAGAGCCATGGCGTCGGCGGCGCCGTCACGCGGGAGACGACCGCGCCGGTCTATCTGGACCTGCGCCTTCCCGCCGGGGCGGTCTTCTCCCAGCCTTTGCCCGCAGGGCATAACGCCTTCGTGTACGTCTATCGTGGCGCGCTGAAGGTGGAGGGGGGCGGCGTGCCGGCGCGCAACATGGCCATCCTCGCCAACGCTGCCGACAGCGACGGCGTGCGCCTCGAGGCGACCGCGGAAACCCGTGCGCTCCTCATCGCCGGACGCCCGCTGGGCGAGCCGATTGCGCAGTACGGTCCCTTCGTCATGAACACCGAGCAGGAGATCTACCAGGCGGTGGCCGACTACCGCGCCGGACGCCTGGCAGCCTGA
- a CDS encoding pyridoxal phosphate-dependent aminotransferase → MPSFPAPIESRLPNVGTTIFTVMSRLAQECGAINLSQGFPDFNAEDLLFERVAHWMRAGHNQYAPMAGCLPLRAAIATKVEALYGTRYDLEHEITVTAGATQALFTAVTACVRPGDEVIVFEPVYDSYVPAIELAGGKVVRMRLAAPDYRPDWDAVAAAITPRTRMIMINTPHNPTATVWTRDDLDRLAALTRGTGIVVVADEVYEHIVFEGAGHASCAAHPELAARSFVVSSFGKTYHITGWKVGYILAPRALMAEFRKVHQFNVFTVNTPVQLALADYMADASRHEGLAAFYQGKRDFFRDALAGSRFELLPSHGTYFQLARYGAISDLGDVAFCEQLTREVGVAAIPVSAFFADGRDERVIRFCFAKNEATLATASERLRKV, encoded by the coding sequence ATGCCGAGCTTCCCCGCCCCCATCGAGTCCCGCCTGCCGAACGTGGGCACCACCATCTTCACCGTGATGTCGCGCCTGGCGCAGGAATGCGGCGCGATCAACCTGTCGCAGGGCTTTCCCGATTTCAACGCCGAGGACCTGCTGTTCGAGCGCGTCGCCCACTGGATGCGCGCCGGCCACAACCAGTACGCACCGATGGCCGGTTGCCTGCCGCTGCGCGCGGCGATCGCGACCAAGGTCGAGGCGCTGTACGGCACGCGCTACGACCTCGAGCACGAGATCACGGTCACCGCCGGCGCCACCCAGGCGCTGTTCACCGCGGTGACCGCCTGCGTGCGCCCGGGCGACGAGGTGATCGTGTTCGAGCCGGTGTATGACTCCTACGTGCCGGCGATCGAACTGGCCGGCGGCAAGGTGGTGCGCATGCGCCTGGCCGCGCCCGACTACCGGCCGGACTGGGATGCGGTGGCGGCGGCGATCACGCCGCGCACGCGCATGATCATGATCAACACCCCGCACAACCCCACCGCCACGGTGTGGACGCGGGACGACCTCGACCGCCTGGCCGCGCTCACCCGCGGCACCGGCATCGTGGTGGTGGCGGACGAGGTCTATGAGCACATCGTCTTCGAAGGCGCCGGCCACGCGAGCTGCGCCGCGCACCCCGAGCTCGCCGCGCGCAGCTTCGTGGTGTCGAGCTTCGGCAAGACCTACCACATCACCGGCTGGAAGGTCGGCTACATCCTGGCGCCGCGCGCGCTGATGGCGGAGTTCCGCAAGGTGCATCAGTTCAACGTGTTCACGGTGAACACCCCGGTGCAGCTCGCGCTCGCCGACTACATGGCCGACGCGTCGCGGCACGAAGGGCTGGCCGCCTTCTACCAGGGCAAGCGCGACTTCTTCCGCGACGCGCTCGCCGGCTCGCGCTTCGAGTTGCTGCCCTCGCACGGCACCTACTTCCAGCTCGCGCGCTATGGTGCGATCTCGGATCTGGGCGATGTCGCCTTCTGCGAACAGCTCACCCGCGAGGTCGGCGTGGCGGCAATCCCTGTGTCGGCCTTCTTCGCCGACGGCCGCGACGAACGCGTGATCCGTTTCTGCTTCGCCAAGAACGAAGCCACACTGGCCACCGCCTCCGAGCGGCTGCGCAAGGTTTGA
- a CDS encoding NAD(P)-dependent oxidoreductase, with protein sequence MDVGFIGLGLMGRPMALNLIKAGHRVHVWSRRRASMQPLLAAGAGDCANAAELAHRASVTISMVADAPDVEQVTLGANGVADGASAGHIHIDMSTIAPAAAQSIAARLAERGIVALDAPVSGGESGAIAGTLTIMVGGDAPAFECVQPLFAAMGKSITRIGDAGAGQVAKACNQILTGVGVAAVAEALNLAAKSGVDAARVREALLGGFAYSRILENHGQRMLDRNFKPGFKAWMHQKDMRIVMEEAHRLGLALPTSAATMQLFNAMAGSGLGEDDSVAMLKLLERMSGGAGE encoded by the coding sequence ATGGACGTCGGATTCATCGGACTCGGCCTCATGGGCCGGCCCATGGCCCTGAACCTCATCAAGGCCGGCCACCGCGTGCACGTCTGGAGCCGCCGTCGCGCGTCGATGCAGCCACTGCTCGCTGCCGGCGCCGGCGACTGCGCCAATGCGGCGGAGCTCGCGCACCGCGCATCGGTCACGATCAGCATGGTTGCCGATGCGCCCGACGTCGAGCAGGTCACGCTCGGCGCGAACGGCGTCGCCGATGGCGCCAGCGCCGGCCACATCCACATCGACATGAGCACGATCGCGCCCGCCGCGGCGCAATCGATCGCCGCGCGGCTGGCGGAGCGCGGCATCGTCGCGCTCGACGCGCCGGTGTCGGGCGGCGAGTCGGGCGCCATCGCCGGCACGCTCACCATCATGGTGGGTGGCGACGCTCCCGCCTTCGAGTGCGTGCAGCCCTTGTTCGCCGCCATGGGCAAGTCCATCACCCGCATCGGCGACGCCGGCGCCGGACAGGTCGCCAAGGCCTGCAATCAGATTCTGACCGGCGTGGGCGTCGCGGCGGTGGCCGAGGCGCTCAATCTCGCCGCGAAGAGCGGGGTCGACGCCGCCAGGGTGCGTGAGGCCCTGCTAGGTGGCTTCGCCTATTCGCGCATCCTCGAGAACCACGGCCAGCGCATGCTGGACCGCAACTTCAAGCCCGGCTTCAAGGCCTGGATGCACCAGAAGGACATGCGCATCGTCATGGAAGAGGCCCATCGCCTCGGTCTGGCGCTGCCGACTTCGGCGGCCACCATGCAGCTCTTCAACGCCATGGCGGGCAGCGGTCTGGGCGAGGACGATTCGGTCGCGATGCTCAAGCTCCTCGAGCGCATGAGTGGCGGCGCCGGCGAATGA